CCTCATCTGATCATGCCTTACAGCCACGACCAGCCCGACAACGCCGCACGGTGTCGAAGGGCCGGTGTCGCCGAGGTCATCCATCGCGATAGTTATCATGCTGACAGCGCGGCAGCGATGCTCGAAAAGCTGCTCCGCGACCCGTCATATGCCGCCAATGCAAAGAACCTTGCGGCAATTGTTGCCGCCGAGCCCGGCACGGCCGCAGCCTGCGACGCTATCGAAGATGTTTTGAACGCGGGGCCTCGCAGGGTAGAATAACAGTTTGAGGATAAATTGATGCCCGTACTGAACGAACTCCTCGCCGGTAATCGGCGATGGGCCGAGAGTCTCAAAGAGAGTGATCCGGGGTTTTTCGAACGTCTTTCCGAGATCCAAAACCCCGAACTGCTTTGGATCGGTTGTTCGGACAGCCGCATCACGCCTTCATCCAGCGTCGGGCTTCTGCCGGGTGAAATGTTCGTCCATCGCAACGTCGCGAACCTGGTCAATCACACCGATATGAATTGCCTTTCGGTGCTTCAGTACGCTGTAGAGGTATTGAAAGTAAAGCATGTGATCGTTTGTGGCCACTACGGGTGCAGCGGCGTCAAAGCTGCATTTGACGATTCGAGGTTTGGCCTTATCGACAATTGGCTCCGTCACATTCAGGACATAATGCACAAACACGTCGCCGAACTGGCCGCCGAACCGGACTATCAGTCAAAACTGGACAGACTTTGCGAAATAAGCGTCATCGAACAAGTTGTCAGCGTAGGTGAGACGACCATCGTTCAGGATGCATGGGATCGCGGCCAGGAGGTCGCCGTTCACGGTTGGATATATACGATAGCGGACGGCATCTACCGTGATCTGAATGTGTCTGTCGATAATTTGCCTGATCTTGACGCCATGAGGATCAGGACCTTCGATCGTCTTACAGCTGGAAAAGGAAAATGAGGTTCTCCAAACACCGGGATCTTTTCTCAATTCTATTGGCCATGACACTGGCTTTTGGCGCCCTCGTTGAAACGGCAGGCGCTCAAGAGGGCTCATCGATAGCCGAAGGCCCCAAAAGCGAAACGCCTCTGAACTCGATCGGCTCCGTTGGGTCACAGGTCGAATTTGACTCCATCGCACGCACCTACCATCAAGGTACGCCTTATTCGCTTCCGCACGCGATGTTCGTCATCGACCGCCGCGATGGCAACAAGATCTACTACGTCAATTCTCTCAGATTTCGGTTTCACAAGGATTTTTTGTATGCGACCTATCTTGCGCCGCTGGGAGCCGATGTCTTCAAACCGGTTTACATAGACGAGGACCGAAGGTTCATCGTCGGCAGCGTCGCATGGCAGCGAACGGTCGAACGCTTCACATGGGAGCTTTGGGAAGGCGACATGGCGACCGCCGAGCATATCAAAACGGCGAACGATGTGATCAACAAGACGTTTTTCACCGCCGTCGCTTTCAAACCGAATTCGTCGCATCAGCAAGACGCTTCGGCAAACCTTGAGATCGCTCGGATACTGCAAAGCGATATCAATAGGAATCAGGAATACCTTGCGCTGAATACCGGCCGGGCCGTCGGGCGCCTTCACATAATCGATAAGCTCGACGATACGGTCGAGATCGGCGACAACGAGATCGTCGTACTCAAAGAACTTCCGATATCGCTTCCACCCGTTCGCGGGATCATTGTCGCAAAACCTTCGTCGCCGCTTTCGCACGTAAATGTGCTCGCAAAAGGTTGGGGTATTCCCAATGTCTATATCAAGGATGCAGACAAGCTGTTTGCTGACAAGAACACATTCGTCTGGGAACTCGAAGCCACATTGACCGGGTACAAATTAAATCCGGTCGATGCCGAGAAACTAAAGACGGCATTCGTTTCGCCCGATCAGCAGGTTC
The DNA window shown above is from Chloracidobacterium sp. and carries:
- the can gene encoding carbonate dehydratase; protein product: MPVLNELLAGNRRWAESLKESDPGFFERLSEIQNPELLWIGCSDSRITPSSSVGLLPGEMFVHRNVANLVNHTDMNCLSVLQYAVEVLKVKHVIVCGHYGCSGVKAAFDDSRFGLIDNWLRHIQDIMHKHVAELAAEPDYQSKLDRLCEISVIEQVVSVGETTIVQDAWDRGQEVAVHGWIYTIADGIYRDLNVSVDNLPDLDAMRIRTFDRLTAGKGK